A segment of the Delphinus delphis chromosome 20, mDelDel1.2, whole genome shotgun sequence genome:
TAGAGGTGTGACCGCAGCAGTTGATGCACCCGGTCACTGGTTGTTTGGGACCCACTTGGCAGAGGGGAGAGGTTCCCCCTCCAGGCTCCTCTCCCCACACGGAGTACCGAAATCTCTGGTGCTCTGCTGAGAGGGAGGACTTGAAAGGGACAAGGACTGTTGAACAGGAGGTTGGCCACAGGTGATGCCTTGGGGTGGCGTGAAGAAAGTATCCTCTGAACTTCTGCTCTGCTCCCTGACCACCTGCAGCCTCTGAGGACTCCCGTTTTGAGttaccttctctctttcctcatgcCCATCTTAGCTAGAATCCTGGAGGTAAAACATTCTTAACCTCATCCATATGTCCTGGcagtttctttgaatttttgttcCTGCTTCAAAGTGGGCTGGCTGGGGGAGGAAATAACGATCTCAAAATGAGAAACTGGAGAGGGAAATGCACAGGATCACCAACCTCTCCGTGGCGTGGCCTAGCACAAAAGCAAATTTTGGCGAGGGTGGAATTGGAGCAGAGTACAAGGGGGGAAGTAAAGCAAGTGAGGCTAGAGACTTGAGGTGCCTTATCTGGAATGCCTACTACATAGATGTGTCAGATGTATATACACATGTTACACGGTTTGCACTTAAGGAAAATGGAAAGTAATGGGGGGCTTAAGCAGGAGAGTGGGAAAATCAGACTCAAATGTTACAAAGATCACACTGGCTGCTGTGTGACAAATGAACTAGAGGAAAACCCAAGTAGAGGCAGGAGCACCTGTTAGGAAGCCAGTGTAGTAGAACAGATGACAGTGGTGATCTAGACCAGGGTCTAAGCTAACTTAAGACTATTTGGCATTTCTCCAATTGCAGAATTCCAAGGATGCTGGAAGCCTATGGATGAGAATATAACAGTTGTAAAGACTCAAAAAATGTGTACTAGTACTTCCAGGAGAGTTCCATTTAAAcagcccccctccccaaccctgctTCCTCTGGAAGTAGCTAGCTGTAGTCCTGCATaaaagaaatatctgaaaaaaaaaaaaaggaagatctgCCACCCAAGCACCTCTGCCTATGAGGTATGGAGAAAGCAGAGACTATAAGTGTCTCACCTGAGCAGCTGACATCCCAGACAGCGACCACTCTCAGGCTTCATCTAATATTTTTTCTCCGCCTACTCCTATTCCCCATTTTACAATTAGGACTACTAAGGAGAAGCCCCTTGCTCTGCTGAATACTAATGCCAGAACAGTTTCTAAGCCAAAGCAGAAGCATCCAACAACAGGGGCTCGAGAAAGAGAGGACAGAAGGTAGGAGTGTGACAAATATCCTCCAAGCAGATCCCCACCTGCCCTCTTAACTTCCCACTAGGTGTTTGAAGCTCTTCCGGGAAAGCCCTGTTCCAGACTCAGGATTAGGAAAGCAGGGTACTGGAGCCTCCTAGCATCAGCCCTACAGGTTCCCTCACCTCCACTGTGTCATTTTTGGAAGATGCTGCAACCTGAGTCagacaacagaataaagaacattTATTCTCAAGCAGAAAAGCAAAGTCAGATAAAACTGCAGGGGGTTCCTAAGAACCTGTTTTCTATGTTCAGGATCAAGAGAGACCTGAAGAGGGCCTCTGAAATTTACAATAGCTTAGGGGTGTTGGTGACGAAGGGCCAGTCCCTTCTTGCAAAGGTGACAGGCCTGACATCATTCATGAGTCATTCATTCATGACTCAACCCTGATGTCATTTGTTCTTTCCAAACCTTCCCTTTGGATTTCTCCCCAGAATTATTTGTGTATAGTGTGTCTAAATTTTAAGAGCCACAGATTCTTTTTGGAATAACAACAGTAAGCAGGTATAAAAATCTACCATTCCTCCTCTGCAGCACCCCTCCAgtccatttcttcttatttttttctttttttggccatgccgcctggcatgtgggatcttagttccctgaccagggattgaacccacgcccgcTGCAGCAGGAGTgtcaagtcttaaccactggactgccagggaattccccatttcttcttttgtgttctcAATATGACCAGTGACATCCTGGCACTTACTGTGTGATGGGACCGATGTAATAATCTAACTGGTTTCTCAGATGCCAGTCTTTTCCAGCTCCAGTATATCCTGTATATCTCTGCTAGACCATTTTTCCCAAAACCCCATTTCATCACTTCCTGTGATCCAAGAATCTATGACAATTCACTACTAAATCCAAATACTGTTCAAATAATCAAATCTCATTTTCTACCTAACAAGACTTTTCTCTGCCCATGTGGCAAGGCTGCTCCCTTCACTACCCTTCCAGTGTACTGCATTAATCCTAGTGAAGTTGCTTTGGTCTTAACAGGGCCTCATCTGCCTAGGCCACTCTTCTTGTCACTTGGAATCCCACCACTTTTCTCTCATAAGCAAACTCAACCCCTTCATGAAATCTTCTCTAGCCTCAGAAATCCTTACCTTCTGAATACCAGACACTGTGAATGAAACAGCCTTCACGTTAAATAATAAACAAGATGGgaacaaaaaagggagaagacctgTTTCCAAGccctatttgtattcctttcctaGGACTAGAAAATCGAATGTAAGGCCTTTGTAATGCAGACATCTACCTTCTTTCTGATTAGTTAGCCAGCATACTCTGGTTTACCAGCAGGAAAAACAGGAAGGTAAGGAGCCCTCTGGCAACTGAGTAGGGCCCTTGGCCTATGGTGACATCCCAACTGCTTATGTTGAAGCAATGTCAACTCTGAAATGGAACAGTAGTATCAGGTGATGACTAGTCTATGGAATAATAATACATAAATCTTCACTAATACCAGCAACCAAAACGTGCTGTTTTCTTCTTATACTCAGAAATGATGTCTTAGTAACATGAACATGTCATAATTCAGTTAAACATCAATAAAGAATACATTAATGACTGATTAGTTCTTATGCATACAGCCAATGAACACtccaaaaaaaacaataaaatccatTGTTTAtggataatgaacatatccagaATTTTCCACTGGGCCCAAATCTCCTTTTCTCAAGCAAGTTTCTTTTTGTAGGGCACAGTTTATCATTCCATACATAGGAACTTAACTAAAATCAGCAGAAGAAACTCTGGGGACTGAAGCTCAAGGGCTCCATACATTTTTACATCACCGATGTCTCAAAATGGCACAAGGTCACAGAAGCAGCTATGGACCATTACGCCCTAGAGGCTAAGCACTGGCAGGAACGAACATGGGCTGCAGTGACACTGGGGGGACTTTCCAGAGCCATCCATACAGTGAGTCTTTCTTaccttttaaaaagacacatactCGCTTGGGAGTTTCTCCCcaggaaaatacatttaaactCAAAACACTGCATAAACTTCATAAACTCCATAAAACCCATCCAGTGAGTTCTTAGGGGTCTAGCCCCAGATAAGGAACTGTTAATCTAGATTTCTACCAGATACCCATTTATTCCTACTATTGAAGAGTCTGAAGCACATCGCTTCCCATTTTCCTGCTCAGATTTAGGGCTACTCAGTAGATAGGTTATACATGTTGTGAGAAGGTGGGATGTACTCAGCCTGCAGCCTCAGGAGTCCACACTCCTTTAATTATTGCCTTTGTTTTAAGTTATTCCAGGGTTGGTCCACAGGACTTTGCGGGGGTTGGAGGGGGCATAAAATTTCTTCCCTTCTTACAAGACTCCCTAGGTGGGTCAGAGTTGGCCAAAAGTACAAACAAGACTCAATACAGTCAAGTGCCCCCAGGGGAATGTGGCAGGACTGACAGTCTGCGGTTCTCTCTGTAGCATCTGTAATGTCAGATTAGGGAAACCACCTGGGAGGCTGACTTggccccttcccttcccaggaGACAAATCTGGCCCTAAAACACAGAAATGCCTACAAGGAAGGTCTGGGATTGGAATAGTTCTCATCACAGAAAATCCCTCTTTCAGGCCTGGTCCTAGATAAAGTGGCCCTTCCGTATCGAAGTCAAAGAGCTGAAGAGGACTCTCAGCTGGGGTTTCATATTGCTCTTGTAACTCAGTTTCATCTCATCTTTGCTCTGTCACTCTGTGGGTACCAACAGCTTTGGCCAGGTATGAGGAAGTGTCCATTACTATTATTTGCTCTGACTGCTCTGCACAAAGATACCAAGTAAGGGTGGAGCAAAGGCCTTGGCAGTTACTCTTGCCTTGGACAGATGAATGGCTGTAGTCCACCTTGTCCCTTAGTTGCACCTGTTTGTATTCCAAGCACTGTGAATGCAGATATTCAGAATCCCTTTATAATCAAGATGCCTAAATTCTGAAATCATTCCCCAGCTCCGATAAAAAACTTGCCTTCTGTGATCTGGAGGCAAAGCAAGGATTTCTGACTACTGCTGATCGCTTCTGGAGCCCTGAGACTGGCCATTAGCAACTTGAAACCACAATTTTCACTGAGGATCCAAACCTCAGAGCACCTTTTATTTGCTAACAGCTACTAAATGGTCAAGGTGATGTTAGGGATGTAAAAAAGATGCTGCAAGTGCCCACAAGGTCAGGTTTTGTGGCAAGCCAGGACCACCACTAATTCTCCACGATGACTTCTCCACAGGACTTGCTCAAGCACAAGCACAGTTATCAGATGTGCATTCTGCACAGATTGCACCCACTGAGAAGAACAAGTCATGGTCTGCAACACAGACTTGCATACACCAGAGATCCCAGGTTGGCATTGTGGTCCATGCTTAGCAGATCTTCCTGCTCTGGCCATCAGGACAGCGAGGACCGACAACACTCAGACGAGCTGTCCCAACCCAAATCCAAAGCAGCAGCTCGCAGGTCTCCTCTGCTGTTTCATGCCACACTCCAAACACGATGACTGGCTTACACACCTAAGCTActcggtctctctctctctctgtgttccCTCTTCACCTCTACTCTATCACTTTCACAAGGGCTGGAGGCTGGCCTGAACAATTCTAAGCAGAGAACAGGCCGGGGCTGCCACAAAGGCTCCTGAGCAAGTGATCAGCCACAACATCTAGGTTAGCGTAATGATGTGGGAAAACGCTGGCCAAAAGAAAGACAGAATTTCCAAAAGGTAAATTTCTATGTATTCATGCGTAATCTTCAAAAGTTgtgtaaacaatttttttctaccTTCCCCCATCACTTGTACAATTTTTGTCAAGTCCAAACGTAATTTAAAATGAGGTAGGTAGTTTCTCTCTACTCGTGCCTTCATCTTTGTGTTGACTGTTGAGGCCTGTGCCGTGAAAGCACTAGTGTCCCGTGCAGGGGGAGCACCAAGGGTGGCACCAGTGACTGCAGGAGCTTCTCAGTTGGCTATTTTCTCAATCTCGTCCAAGTCATCTGTGTCCagtctttctattttcttatctgggggaaagaaaagagaattcaaaGAGAGACCAACATGGGGTTACAGAGATACACACTCAGGGAAGGGACAGcacagcagggagggaggaaacacAGGTCTCTGCTGCCTAGGAACGTGCTGTGCCTCTGGCCACAGAGATCCTTCACTGAACCCCAAAGGCTTCCAGTGACTGAGCAAGGGACACGGACAGCAACagccagagccccaggccccTCAGCCTGGCCGGGGGGGACTGTCATTCAAGTCCCTGAGCCCTGAGCTCTCCAGGTGTGCTCTTTGAGAACTTCCACATTGTAGGGAAGGAGGGGAATGGGACAGAGACAAAGGCCTCTCTCGGGGCCACAGGAAAAcctacccttcaccctcccctcccgcccTGGACTTGCCCCTGTAAGGTAAGGGCCCAGCAGGGGACACTCCCAGGGACTCACTGAAATGCTCCTGGATTCTGTTCAGGATGTTCATGCTGTGCTTGCTGTCCACCATGTTCACGGCCAGGCCCCTCTTGCCAAAGCGGCCGGTGCGCCCGATCCGGTGCAGGTAGGTCTCGTTGTCCGGGTTCCCATCCTTGTCCACGGGAAGGTCAAAGTTGATGACGACAGACACCTGTTCCACATCGATACCTGCATGAAGGAGAGTTGGACAGGAGTAAGGATGGGAGATAGAAATCACTGTCGTCCACAGTCAGGCCTATACACGCCAACCTCAGGTGGAAGGAACAGTCTGGGATGGGCCAGCTCTGGGATTCAGACAAAGGGGCAGGTAGCAGAACCCAGAGGGAGAAAACAGAACTGTGGCAGGTGCTGACCAAATTATGAAATCAGCCATCAGGCTCCAGAGAGCCTCTGCTGGATACCAGTATCTGGAGAAGCAGCTAAAGCCTCACTGGGGGCCCCAAGAAGAGCAGGTGCCGTTCTAAGCCACCAAGTCAGGACTCCTGGCTTCTGTGAAAGTTCTCCTCTACTGAGGGAATACAAACAGGCTCTTCTAGAAAACAGGATCTCCCGCAAACCACCGGAGTGTCCCGCAGACGAGGATCTCTCCCGCTACCCCGAGCCTGCAGACCAGGACACAATCTCTGCTCACCGCGGGCACACACGTTGGTGGTGACCAGAACCTTCTCTTTGCCCTCTCGGAAGCGCTCAATCACTGCAGCCCTCTGCTCCACCACCATTTCACCACTCAGCAGAGCCACCTGGTGGCCTTCTTTTGAGAGCTCTGCTGCCAGCCAACTAGCTGTTTTGCGGGTCTGGAGTAAAAAGAATTGTTTTAAGCGAAGATAcctgtaaaaaaacaaatgaagacaccTGCAGAAAAGTGGCTTGTTGCCATTAATATATATGAAGGCTCTACTGAGTTCAGTCAGCAGGTTAGGCTTAaagtttctgaatattttttaccatgtgattttttttggaCAAATTCCTTCAATGATCTTAGTGTTTATCTATAAAGACTGGTTTGAGCCAAAGGTCTTCATTCCTAAATACCCTAtattattaaaactttaaaattattttcctggatGTTATTTGGAGGTTTTTTTCCCAAGTTATCTCTAAGAAGTGGGACCAAAGAAGGTTTAGATCTTCAGTCTTCCCCTTACAACTCATTACAACCTGTGAGAATATGTCCTGAGGCAGATGGAGGTGATTCATTTCCTTTCCAGCCACCGGGAAGGAACCTGGTCCCCCAGCACGAAGTGGAGCTGGCTGAGAGGGAGGGCGCAGGGCCACACCCTCCAGTGGAGCTCCTCCCCCGCAGGCGGCCTCCTGCTGCCGCTGCTACTCACATGACAGAAGATCATGGCTTGAGCAATGGTGATGGCCCCGTAGATATTACACAAGGCCTGGAACTTCTCATCTCTGCTATTGCACAGGACGTAATACTGCTTGATGGTGTCCAGTGTCTCCTCCTCGCGCTTCAGTTTGATGATGTTTGGGTCTGGAACCACTTTCTGGGCAAATTTCCAGACAGAGTCTTCGAAGGTGGCAGAGAAAAGCAGCATCTGGCAGTTCCTGGGAAGCATCCTGCAAGGGAAGGCCCAGGTGTTCGACATGACCCCGACCCAGTGTTTCACTACAAGGAACAGAAGCACAGCCTCCCCAGGCTTGGATGACCTGCGTCCCCAGGAAGGTGGCAAAGCAGGGAGGAGCactgcagggaggagggaggagcagaCGTGGGGCAGGCACGGGTGATGGTAGAGTCCCTAAGTCTCCTTCCTCAACCTAGGCTGGGGGTATGGTCAGTGCGACATGGAAATGGCCCACCAAACAAATGCCTCTGAAAGCTGCAGAGTAAAGAACTGGCAGGGCCAAGAAGAGGAGGGTGAAGTAAAAGGAGATGATGCTGTATATCAGGAGGCCGAGAAGTTCCTCCTGGCTCATGAGTTCCTACCTCTGGATGCGGATGCTCTGATCTTGGTGGCCCTGAGTAGCTATCATCACGTCAGCCTCATCCAGAACAAACACCTTGATCTTCTTGGGGTCAATGAACTTGAGCTTGGAGCACCAGTCCAGAACGGTCCCAGGGGTGCCAATGACAATGTGCTCACTGATCTTCTGACCTCTTTCCACTGTGGAGACAAGATGTGTTCTGTGGGTACTTCCATGGCAAAGCCAGCTCTACTCTCTGAGCAGTTCTAAAGCTATGatgtattttaaagcaattgtTTTGATGTTTGcattaatattttaaggaaaggtTAGGATAGCACTACAGTATTtaatggacatacacacacaaaacagtaaTGCTGAAAAGATTTGGTAAGAGTATAAACAATGAGATGGAAATGGTATTCTTTTACATTCTCTATAATCATCAATCCTCTTTCAAGGAtttcttatctttatttcttctctgtcaaCATCATTCTCCCTTGCCTGGGTTTGCATTTCCTCACAAGTAGACTTTTTCAAAGTTCTCACTCCAGTATACTCTGCCTCTCAGTTCTCCCAGCATCTATATCAAATGAGTCAGTTGCCTTTACGTGCCCCTTTCCCAGGTCAGTAAATAAGATTCATTATGAaaggttttgtcttttccaaGAAACAAACTGCCTCTCTTAGAGTGCTTCCCCAGACTAGGCCTGGCACAGCATGGCACATTCTTGGCCCTGTGCAGCCTGAGATTGAGAATTTGGCTCATTTTGGCTTAGATGGTacttactgattcaatttttagTCCTTTAATTACAGTATAACCTTAACCAAATACATACAAGCTCCCATAGAAGTCAcagccaagggacttccctgatggtgcagtggttaagactccacgcacccaatgcaggggacccaggttcaatccctggtcgggaaactatatcccacatgcatgccgcaactaagagttcacatgccacaactaaggatcccatgtgccgcaactaaggaggctgTGAGCCGTAACTAAGatccagtgcaaccaaataaatatttaaaaaaagtcacagagAAAATTTTGCCTTAACACGAATGTTGAGTCAATTTAAAGCTAACAAATGCTCCTTTTTACTTCAGTTAACAAACCGATTACTGCCCTCCACAAACAAATACTCAGAATCCTCTGTCATTCTAACTCAGATACAAACTGCAATATTTTAGATGTCTTAAGACATCTAATCTAGACTTAGATTTTCCACTAAGTTTTATTGTCATATTTAACTTTTCTCTTCAGAACTGAcataagaggacttccctggtggcacagtggttaagagtcttcctgcaaatgcaggggacatgggtttgagccctggtctgggaagatcccacatgccgcggagcaactaagcccgtgtgccacaactactgagcctgcgctctagagcccacaagccacaactactgaagcccccgtgcctatagcctgtgctccgcaacaacagaagccactgcaatgagaagcccacacactgcaacaaagagtagccgccgctcactgcaactagagaaagcctgtgcgcagcaacgaagacccaatgcagccaaaaacaaataaataaattaaaaaaaaaaagaactgacttAAGTTGGCATTAGGACATGTACACCAAGTGGACTTCTGCGAGTCATCAAGTCACAGG
Coding sequences within it:
- the LOC132416736 gene encoding ATP-dependent RNA helicase DDX19B codes for the protein MATDSWALAVDEQEAAAESFSNLHLKEEKIKPDANGAVVKTNANAEKSDEEEKEDRAAQSLLNKLIRSNLVDNTNQVEVLQRDPNSPLYSVKSFEELRLKPQLLQGVYAMGFNRPSKIQENALPLMLAEPPQNLIAQSQSGTGKTAAFVLAMLSQVEPANRYPQCLCLSPTYELALQTGKVIEQMGKFYPELKLAYAVRGNKLERGQKISEHIVIGTPGTVLDWCSKLKFIDPKKIKVFVLDEADVMIATQGHQDQSIRIQRMLPRNCQMLLFSATFEDSVWKFAQKVVPDPNIIKLKREEETLDTIKQYYVLCNSRDEKFQALCNIYGAITIAQAMIFCHTRKTASWLAAELSKEGHQVALLSGEMVVEQRAAVIERFREGKEKVLVTTNVCARGIDVEQVSVVINFDLPVDKDGNPDNETYLHRIGRTGRFGKRGLAVNMVDSKHSMNILNRIQEHFNKKIERLDTDDLDEIEKIAN